One window from the genome of Gimesia aquarii encodes:
- a CDS encoding SGNH/GDSL hydrolase family protein, protein MSLKHSARLSVFAILVLSLFLPQDVIAETQPVSTFKVDEKDKTHWFDIKNLGVEGKGWTDTETFFDRLPKKAKGVVRPPVWSLSKHSAGLAVRFVTDATTIKAKWELTSANIAMNHMAATGVSGLDLYVKTDSDKWRWLAVGRPSKKENSVTLISSLMPRKREYFLYLPLYNGVKSVEIGIPESSHLWKAPARQPGKNKPLVFWGTSITQGGCASRTGMVHTAILGRRLNRPVINLGFSGNGRMEPEVSKLIAELDASVFIIDCLPNVTAPVVAKETESIVNTLRKAHPDTPILLVEDRTYSNAYLKKSSQERHRTSRQALQEAYQKLKNSGVKYLYYLDGESLLGNDSEDTVDGSHPTDLGFFRQANAFEKALKPILDQQSQ, encoded by the coding sequence ATGAGTTTAAAACACAGCGCTCGGCTATCAGTATTTGCAATTCTTGTACTTTCATTGTTTCTACCACAAGATGTCATTGCTGAAACGCAACCAGTCTCTACATTCAAGGTCGATGAAAAAGATAAAACGCATTGGTTCGATATCAAGAACCTGGGTGTCGAAGGCAAAGGTTGGACTGATACGGAAACATTTTTTGATCGACTACCCAAAAAAGCAAAAGGCGTTGTTCGCCCTCCAGTCTGGTCGCTCAGTAAACATTCAGCTGGTCTTGCCGTTCGCTTTGTCACAGATGCCACCACAATCAAAGCAAAATGGGAACTGACGTCTGCCAATATCGCAATGAATCATATGGCTGCGACTGGTGTCAGTGGCTTAGATCTCTATGTCAAAACCGATTCTGACAAGTGGCGCTGGCTGGCAGTAGGCCGCCCTTCAAAAAAAGAAAATAGCGTCACTCTGATCTCAAGCCTGATGCCGAGAAAACGAGAGTATTTTCTCTATCTGCCACTCTACAATGGTGTCAAATCGGTTGAGATTGGCATCCCAGAATCCAGTCATCTCTGGAAAGCCCCCGCGCGACAGCCAGGTAAAAATAAACCACTGGTCTTCTGGGGTACTTCGATCACTCAGGGAGGTTGTGCTTCTCGAACCGGCATGGTTCATACTGCCATTCTAGGCCGCAGGCTGAATCGTCCGGTAATCAACCTCGGATTTTCCGGCAATGGTCGCATGGAACCGGAAGTCTCGAAGCTGATAGCCGAATTGGACGCCAGCGTCTTCATCATCGATTGCCTGCCCAATGTAACCGCACCCGTGGTTGCCAAAGAGACGGAGTCCATTGTCAACACGTTACGTAAAGCACATCCAGACACGCCGATCTTACTTGTAGAAGATCGAACTTATTCAAATGCTTATCTCAAAAAGAGTAGCCAGGAAAGACATCGTACGAGCCGTCAGGCGCTCCAGGAAGCATATCAAAAACTGAAAAATTCAGGTGTCAAATATCTGTATTATCTGGATGGAGAATCTCTGCTGGGCAATGACAGCGAAGATACGGTTGATGGATCTCACCCCACCGACCTTGGTTTTTTCAGACAGGCTAATGCATTTGAAAAAGCGCTAAAACCTATTCTTGACCAACAGTCTCAATAA
- a CDS encoding FG-GAP-like repeat-containing protein, whose product MLSLSCKKQEDGVKPNVALPPEAQFQEFHAEIQSFCGSCHLCPDPSVLTKEAWRMQIPREYAHYELSPRKNLRVPPMPEVIQYFVTQAPEQHDLPIPIVDTPQGPIEFRKVEFPQQSDKQMPSISHLKWIPGANESGKLLMTDMGSGEVGWIQFDSSKPSYYPLAKLMNPAHIERIDLNLDQNDDYLVADLGSFGPADHDSGKVTLLVFDNEKQAYRPQTLQEGLGRVADVKAADFDKDGDLDLVIAEFGWRDTGRLLYLKNVSPSKASLKFEFQVLDGRHGASHVLITDLNHDGLPDLITLFSQEHEVIEAFLNQGAGRFKKKTIYQAPEPAYGSSSISLVDLDQDGDLDLLYTNGDTMDSFELRPSHSVQWLENKGTFPFQHHHIAVLTGAYCATHGDFDGDGDIDLAACTMTWNYQEPRNTLVWYEQTAPGQFSRHPLDFSNGQHAVIEAGDFDEDGDLDLAVGAFEVQDTDQNEWFSIWWNEGPVKSN is encoded by the coding sequence ATGTTATCGCTATCCTGTAAAAAGCAGGAAGACGGCGTTAAACCGAATGTTGCACTTCCACCTGAAGCTCAATTTCAGGAGTTTCATGCCGAAATTCAAAGCTTCTGCGGAAGTTGTCATCTCTGTCCTGACCCAAGTGTATTAACAAAAGAAGCCTGGCGGATGCAGATCCCCAGAGAATATGCACACTATGAATTATCCCCGCGCAAGAATCTGCGTGTACCGCCCATGCCCGAAGTGATTCAATACTTCGTCACACAGGCTCCAGAACAACATGATTTACCGATACCAATTGTCGATACCCCTCAAGGTCCTATCGAGTTTAGAAAAGTAGAGTTTCCGCAACAGTCTGACAAACAAATGCCCAGCATTTCGCATTTGAAATGGATCCCAGGAGCAAATGAATCAGGAAAACTCCTGATGACCGATATGGGTTCGGGTGAAGTCGGGTGGATTCAGTTCGATTCATCCAAGCCCAGCTATTATCCTCTGGCGAAATTGATGAACCCGGCCCACATCGAACGCATCGATCTGAACCTGGATCAGAATGATGATTATCTGGTTGCGGACCTTGGTAGTTTCGGTCCAGCGGATCATGATTCTGGTAAGGTAACTTTGTTGGTATTCGATAATGAAAAGCAAGCTTATCGACCACAGACCCTCCAGGAAGGATTAGGACGTGTCGCCGATGTAAAAGCGGCTGACTTCGACAAAGATGGAGACCTGGACCTTGTCATTGCCGAATTTGGCTGGCGAGATACCGGACGTTTACTCTATCTGAAAAATGTCTCGCCTTCGAAAGCAAGTTTGAAATTCGAATTTCAGGTGCTCGATGGTCGTCATGGTGCCAGTCATGTTTTAATCACAGATTTGAATCATGATGGTCTGCCTGATCTGATCACACTCTTTTCACAGGAGCATGAAGTCATCGAAGCCTTTTTGAATCAGGGAGCAGGTCGCTTCAAAAAAAAGACGATCTACCAGGCTCCAGAACCCGCCTATGGCTCTTCCAGTATCTCACTGGTGGACCTTGATCAGGATGGAGATCTCGACCTGCTGTATACGAATGGCGATACAATGGATTCGTTTGAATTACGCCCCAGTCACTCCGTGCAATGGCTGGAAAACAAGGGTACGTTTCCTTTTCAACATCATCATATCGCAGTTCTGACTGGCGCGTATTGCGCGACTCACGGAGATTTTGATGGAGACGGCGACATCGATCTGGCTGCCTGTACGATGACGTGGAATTATCAGGAACCGCGCAACACACTTGTCTGGTACGAACAGACAGCACCGGGGCAGTTTAGTAGACACCCTCTCGATTTTTCAAACGGACAACATGCAGTGATCGAAGCAGGTGACTTTGACGAGGATGGAGACCTTGATCTGGCAGTCGGAGCATTTGAAGTTCAGGACACTGACCAAAATGAATGGTTTTCGATCTGGTGGAATGAAGGTCCTGTGAAATCAAATTAG
- a CDS encoding NHL repeat-containing protein, whose amino-acid sequence MRFLPRSFSCILLLASFCTTGVSRAQEMLYPLSVAASDKGTVYVADRKLPGIWSVEKGKTNSFFTGSKVFRTPLNAVRCVTVDPQGRIIAGDSSTREVYRFEKEGEKPTPLTNGGIGIPMDVVVTKNGDLLVSDLELHQIWKVPAAGGEPTLFAKVSAPRGLVLDQAENLWVVSGTADQLLKVSPDGKVTVVVKGRPFNFPHDVVVLDDGTAIVSDGYEKALWKVTPDGKTEKWVSGDPFKNPVGITLQGENVLVSDPHAKTVFSVDPEKKISDLLKPAK is encoded by the coding sequence ATGCGCTTTTTACCTCGTAGTTTTTCCTGTATTTTGTTACTGGCATCCTTTTGTACGACTGGTGTGAGTCGAGCTCAGGAGATGTTGTATCCTTTGTCTGTGGCGGCTTCTGACAAAGGGACCGTTTACGTAGCAGATCGAAAGTTACCGGGAATCTGGAGTGTCGAGAAAGGGAAGACTAACAGTTTCTTCACCGGTTCCAAAGTATTTCGTACTCCTTTGAATGCGGTTCGCTGTGTTACAGTAGATCCGCAAGGGCGAATCATCGCCGGCGATTCATCGACGCGCGAAGTGTATCGTTTTGAAAAAGAAGGCGAGAAACCAACACCGTTAACCAATGGGGGTATCGGGATTCCCATGGATGTAGTGGTGACAAAAAATGGCGACCTGCTCGTTTCTGACCTGGAATTGCATCAAATCTGGAAAGTTCCCGCTGCGGGAGGGGAACCCACACTTTTTGCAAAAGTGAGCGCACCCCGTGGGTTAGTGCTCGATCAGGCAGAGAATCTTTGGGTTGTTTCAGGAACCGCGGACCAGCTTTTGAAAGTCAGTCCCGATGGCAAAGTGACGGTGGTTGTCAAAGGACGTCCCTTCAACTTTCCTCATGACGTGGTCGTGCTCGACGATGGGACGGCAATTGTCAGCGATGGTTATGAGAAAGCACTCTGGAAAGTCACACCCGATGGAAAAACGGAAAAATGGGTGTCCGGTGATCCTTTCAAAAATCCGGTTGGTATCACACTACAAGGCGAAAATGTTCTTGTTTCCGACCCACACGCGAAAACGGTGTTTTCGGTAGATCCCGAGAAAAAAATCAGTGATTTATTGAAGCCTGCGAAATAG
- a CDS encoding CRTAC1 family protein has translation MPSRSSHFAFIVAVILFLIAFAVFITVKAPPLNQGPVAKELISYEKANELLRFKNEGIAYLENAQYAESDPLLERLTEELPREVIGFRNLTICRLLQLTPEKIQADQEFAKQAISTVNQLIQIAPDSGVSYILSARIYTALGDLQQALAALQRAIQHYPEDAAVWYELSEVQKQIQKSEVQKKAKSSLEKAWELQSDNLFLTLDYLQVVVGQKAEQAVPVFEKVKQLAGPLADSVKDHTRLDLNKLIDDSVTAIRDQKWNLVIRNARILRNVLIAEDLVKSDRRRVEQNPLEFVIHDFPPEFYTAVEWPARQKPLTVELAEPDPLKFSRELPPDIRDLQIADFDLDGKPDLILLSAEQVSVFTQNESGIWEIIANQTSNGDYSEVHAVDLDADVQQLNQAASNEKKEQILFPVSPSRDADLDLVLSGKSGIKVFENQWDSKTGKRRLVLKAQKNDLAVLSDVLAVNFSDIDHDGDLDLVASTSRGLSLWSNRGDFSFQDISMNSQLPPDSLAATSIVRVDWDRDVDLDLILCSRESKQAGYLENLRHGRFRWRQFDAKEKESVINQFEECRLVDFDRNGSWDLIGVSRAQMMLVETNRPLPGSVQIASVRPLKESEPVNAENTILLTGDLNNDGVLDVVASSPNGLQLCLGTAEQKAGQTVYVKDQVIVFPKPIQKILLYDLNQDGSLDVIAVTENQIVQRQNKGNDYHWLDISLRAEQVKGEVKSASGRVNHYGIGSLLELRSGTIYQPQIVAGQSTHFGLGKQTVAEAIRVLWTNGIPVNIINVKTDQRIYEKQTLMGSCPYLYTWDGEQFSFYTDLLWAAPIGLQFGKGIVAPCRDWEFLKIDGDRLKEKDGFYELRVTEELWEAGYFDMVELMAVYHPSDVEIYTNEKVGPPEIAEVDIHTVQHPQTPVAAINHEGHDVLSEIKDADDRYAKTFNKKYRQGLTEDHFLELDLNTEAVLNTKTPPRLKLFLTGWIYPTDTGINLALSENPSMPSPRPPSLSVPDENGEWKTVMPFMGFPGGKTKTIAVDLADQFLTNDYRVRINTNMEFYWDQAFFTVDEESAEFMMRVLPLESATLKYRGFSTPINHPGNGPERYDYESLSSDIQWPPMQGGFTRYGDVKTLVESADNRLVIMGAGDEMRLRFAVSAAPDKPGWKRDFILHNVGWDKDANLHTILGQSVKPLPFREMGGYPYPTQNYPDDKVLQQDQTQYHTRRQNSARFWNALQKP, from the coding sequence ATGCCGTCTCGGTCATCACATTTTGCGTTCATAGTGGCTGTGATTCTGTTTTTAATCGCGTTCGCAGTATTTATAACCGTCAAAGCGCCGCCGCTGAATCAGGGGCCAGTCGCGAAGGAATTGATTTCCTACGAAAAGGCGAATGAATTACTGCGATTTAAAAATGAAGGCATTGCTTATCTGGAAAATGCACAGTATGCAGAAAGTGATCCATTGCTGGAACGTTTGACAGAAGAGCTCCCCAGGGAAGTAATTGGCTTTCGTAATTTAACCATCTGCCGCTTATTACAACTGACACCCGAAAAAATACAGGCCGACCAGGAATTTGCTAAACAGGCAATTAGCACTGTTAATCAATTAATTCAAATCGCTCCGGATTCTGGTGTTAGCTATATCCTCTCAGCACGAATCTATACGGCACTGGGTGACCTTCAACAGGCTTTAGCTGCTTTACAACGTGCGATTCAACATTATCCCGAAGATGCTGCCGTCTGGTATGAGTTATCAGAGGTACAAAAACAGATTCAAAAATCTGAGGTGCAGAAGAAAGCAAAGTCTTCACTTGAAAAAGCCTGGGAACTTCAATCGGATAATTTGTTTCTGACACTCGATTATTTGCAAGTTGTGGTAGGTCAGAAAGCAGAACAAGCTGTTCCCGTGTTTGAGAAAGTCAAACAGTTGGCTGGGCCATTGGCAGACAGTGTCAAAGATCATACAAGGCTGGATTTAAACAAACTGATCGACGATTCAGTGACCGCGATTCGGGATCAAAAGTGGAATCTTGTGATTCGAAACGCACGAATTCTGAGAAATGTGTTGATAGCAGAGGATTTGGTCAAAAGTGATCGACGACGTGTAGAGCAGAATCCGCTTGAGTTTGTGATACATGATTTTCCACCTGAATTTTATACTGCTGTCGAGTGGCCGGCACGACAAAAGCCATTAACGGTTGAACTTGCTGAACCTGATCCATTGAAATTTTCTAGGGAACTACCACCTGATATCAGAGATTTACAGATTGCTGACTTCGATCTGGATGGTAAGCCAGATTTGATTCTGCTGAGTGCAGAGCAGGTTTCCGTGTTTACACAGAATGAGTCCGGGATTTGGGAAATCATCGCGAACCAAACCAGTAACGGAGATTATTCAGAAGTCCACGCAGTAGATTTGGATGCTGACGTGCAACAGTTAAACCAGGCTGCTTCAAATGAAAAGAAAGAGCAAATACTGTTTCCGGTGTCGCCGTCCCGCGATGCGGATTTGGATCTGGTACTTTCTGGGAAATCAGGAATCAAAGTTTTCGAGAATCAATGGGATTCTAAAACAGGAAAAAGAAGACTCGTTCTGAAAGCGCAAAAGAATGATCTGGCAGTATTAAGCGATGTACTGGCTGTCAATTTTTCTGACATCGACCATGATGGTGACCTGGACCTGGTGGCTTCGACTTCTCGCGGATTATCACTCTGGTCAAATCGAGGTGATTTTTCCTTTCAAGATATCAGTATGAATTCTCAGTTACCTCCTGACAGTCTGGCAGCGACCTCTATTGTACGTGTTGACTGGGATCGGGATGTCGATCTTGATTTGATCTTATGCAGCCGTGAATCGAAGCAGGCAGGCTATCTGGAAAATTTACGCCATGGCCGATTTCGCTGGAGACAATTTGACGCAAAAGAAAAAGAGTCAGTCATTAATCAGTTTGAGGAATGTCGACTGGTTGATTTTGATCGCAATGGTTCATGGGATTTGATTGGCGTTTCCAGAGCACAGATGATGTTGGTAGAGACGAACCGACCTCTGCCAGGAAGCGTGCAGATTGCCAGCGTGCGGCCACTCAAAGAGTCAGAGCCTGTCAACGCTGAGAATACAATATTACTAACAGGGGATTTAAATAACGATGGAGTTTTGGATGTTGTGGCGTCGAGTCCTAATGGATTGCAGCTATGTTTGGGAACAGCTGAGCAGAAGGCAGGTCAAACTGTCTATGTGAAAGATCAAGTGATCGTTTTTCCCAAGCCGATTCAAAAAATCTTGCTGTACGATCTGAATCAGGACGGTAGCCTCGATGTGATTGCCGTTACAGAAAACCAAATCGTTCAAAGGCAAAATAAAGGCAATGATTACCATTGGCTTGATATTTCACTCCGAGCAGAACAGGTTAAAGGAGAAGTCAAATCAGCCAGTGGTCGTGTGAATCATTACGGAATTGGAAGTTTGCTGGAACTACGGAGTGGTACGATTTATCAGCCACAAATTGTAGCGGGGCAGTCGACACATTTTGGTCTTGGTAAACAAACTGTGGCTGAAGCGATTCGTGTCCTATGGACTAATGGAATTCCTGTAAATATTATCAATGTGAAAACCGATCAGCGAATTTATGAGAAGCAGACTTTGATGGGATCTTGTCCTTATCTCTATACCTGGGATGGCGAACAGTTTTCTTTTTATACAGATCTGCTCTGGGCGGCGCCTATCGGCTTGCAGTTTGGCAAAGGCATTGTGGCCCCTTGTCGTGACTGGGAATTTCTCAAAATTGATGGCGACCGTTTAAAAGAAAAAGACGGTTTCTATGAATTGCGGGTCACTGAAGAGTTGTGGGAAGCCGGTTACTTCGACATGGTAGAACTGATGGCCGTCTATCATCCATCAGATGTGGAAATCTATACGAATGAAAAGGTAGGTCCTCCTGAAATAGCTGAAGTTGACATTCATACGGTACAGCATCCGCAAACACCAGTGGCCGCAATTAATCATGAAGGCCATGACGTCCTATCTGAGATCAAAGACGCCGACGATAGATATGCGAAAACGTTCAACAAAAAGTACCGCCAGGGGCTGACCGAGGATCATTTTCTGGAACTGGACCTGAATACTGAAGCGGTACTGAATACGAAGACGCCACCACGGTTGAAATTGTTTCTGACCGGTTGGATTTATCCGACAGATACCGGTATCAACTTGGCTTTATCGGAAAATCCATCGATGCCGTCGCCTCGGCCGCCGTCTCTGTCGGTTCCTGATGAGAACGGCGAATGGAAAACTGTCATGCCCTTCATGGGATTTCCTGGCGGGAAGACGAAAACAATTGCCGTTGATTTGGCAGACCAGTTCTTAACTAACGATTATCGCGTACGAATTAATACAAATATGGAATTCTACTGGGATCAGGCTTTTTTCACTGTAGACGAAGAATCAGCGGAATTTATGATGAGAGTGCTGCCGCTGGAATCAGCGACATTGAAATATCGCGGGTTTTCCACTCCCATTAATCATCCTGGAAATGGCCCGGAACGTTATGATTATGAAAGTCTGTCGTCAGACATCCAGTGGCCACCGATGCAAGGGGGGTTTACACGCTATGGTGATGTGAAAACTTTAGTGGAATCTGCTGACAATCGTCTGGTGATCATGGGCGCCGGCGATGAGATGCGGTTACGATTTGCAGTATCAGCAGCACCAGATAAACCTGGTTGGAAACGCGATTTTATCCTGCATAATGTCGGCTGGGACAAAGACGCTAATTTGCACACAATTCTAGGGCAATCAGTAAAACCACTACCGTTTCGGGAGATGGGGGGGTATCCCTATCCAACCCAGAATTATCCAGACGATAAGGTGTTACAGCAGGACCAAACGCAATATCATACGCGTCGGCAAAACAGTGCCCGCTTCTGGAACGCTCTGCAGAAACCCTGA
- a CDS encoding leucine-rich repeat domain-containing protein has protein sequence MSFDSYHKWLGIPPEKQPPHYYQLLGISVNEQDSEVIQTAAQRQRSSIEDHLHGAHHREATQLIYEIEEAELTLLNPELREDYDKRVKLVLKRQKSKQRLQNLDPDSNRPAGEGSGLMPRFLGITSVILVGFLIMAYFAYQRPRTEEEKKVLRAQPISMKKQPAPTKPTVTEKKENPVPTPAPIAKTEAEAITWIFSVGGKITTKAGQNVERAADLPQAPFEVTSINLINCDVTDETLPNILPLTSVQSLVLTSTKITDKSIPVINQLKNLLFLFAAGTNTTNQGFARLSNQLKLRTLHINNNLRLDDEVIKTVVQYPQLMRVSLAQTSITGRSLETMASLKDLIGLQIHLTQIDDKGLEQLQAFPELKDLLLGGPLNSEHGILKTLLYFKELNVLWIFDVSITDTGANNLATMTSLKELRLIRTQISDANVNRLKAALPDTKITVEK, from the coding sequence ATGTCTTTTGACTCCTATCATAAATGGCTGGGTATCCCGCCGGAAAAACAGCCGCCCCATTACTATCAGTTGCTGGGAATTTCTGTGAATGAACAGGACTCAGAAGTCATTCAAACCGCAGCCCAGCGTCAACGATCTTCGATTGAAGATCATTTGCATGGTGCACATCACCGAGAAGCGACACAGCTGATTTATGAAATTGAAGAAGCGGAACTGACTCTGTTAAACCCCGAGCTTCGTGAAGATTATGACAAGCGAGTCAAGCTGGTCCTCAAACGGCAAAAAAGTAAGCAGCGTCTTCAAAACCTCGATCCCGATTCCAATAGGCCTGCCGGTGAAGGTAGTGGGTTAATGCCTCGATTCCTGGGAATCACATCTGTGATTCTGGTCGGATTTCTGATCATGGCTTACTTTGCTTATCAGCGCCCACGAACGGAAGAAGAGAAAAAGGTACTTCGTGCTCAACCCATCAGCATGAAAAAACAACCTGCGCCTACTAAACCAACGGTGACTGAGAAAAAAGAAAATCCTGTTCCTACACCGGCTCCTATTGCGAAAACAGAAGCAGAGGCGATCACATGGATATTTTCTGTCGGTGGGAAAATCACAACGAAAGCAGGTCAAAATGTTGAGCGTGCCGCTGATTTACCACAAGCCCCTTTTGAGGTTACTTCAATCAATCTCATTAATTGTGACGTCACTGATGAGACGCTTCCCAATATTCTACCACTAACTTCCGTGCAGTCTTTAGTTCTCACTAGCACTAAAATCACAGATAAGAGTATTCCTGTCATCAATCAACTGAAGAATCTCCTTTTCCTTTTTGCTGCCGGGACGAATACAACTAATCAAGGATTCGCTCGATTAAGCAATCAGCTTAAGCTCAGAACATTACATATTAATAATAATTTGAGGCTTGACGATGAAGTTATTAAGACCGTCGTTCAATATCCACAATTAATGCGAGTTTCACTTGCTCAAACCTCGATCACGGGTCGATCATTAGAGACAATGGCCAGTTTGAAAGATTTGATTGGTCTACAAATTCATCTGACTCAGATCGATGATAAAGGATTAGAACAACTCCAAGCCTTTCCAGAACTCAAGGATCTGCTCCTCGGAGGACCGTTAAATTCCGAACATGGAATTTTGAAGACACTTCTGTATTTCAAGGAGCTGAATGTTCTCTGGATCTTTGATGTTTCAATAACAGATACAGGCGCGAACAACTTAGCGACTATGACAAGTTTAAAAGAGCTTCGATTAATTCGTACTCAAATTTCAGATGCAAACGTCAACCGTCTTAAAGCAGCACTCCCTGATACAAAAATCACTGTGGAAAAATGA
- a CDS encoding DUF1501 domain-containing protein: MNEFHSTRRDFLRQASVTGLAASALGTPWQQLLASEKSSVKKQPMPVGKAEHCIMVWLGGGSCHIDTWDPKRKGDPKAKKAGSYYDPIPTAIQGTEVCEHLSKCAPILDRFNIVRSVHHEVIDEHAAATNRMHTGRPTTGTITYPSVGSVIAHQRGAASPHAPAYVLIGYPNVTRGPGFLGSKAGYVYLTDTTAGPSGFTRSARVNQSRQDRRERLLSKVRAEYRQKSFGGQTIQDYDESVAEALRLSGPEFMKVFQLENEKSDLRASYGGEFGQRCLLSRRLIQSGVRFIEVSHNLNFVNGTGWDTHNDGQLNQHLLIKELDSALSSLVLDLEKHKLLDKTLIVVASEFGRPAKFDSGGGRGHQSKAFSVVLAGGGLQNGKTIGVTNELGEAIVSRPVSVPDLHATIYCALGIDPTEELHSGDRPVPITDMGQPVRELFG; encoded by the coding sequence ATGAACGAATTTCATTCAACACGCCGTGATTTCTTGCGTCAGGCATCTGTCACCGGTTTGGCTGCCTCTGCTTTGGGGACTCCCTGGCAACAACTTCTGGCCTCTGAGAAATCGAGTGTCAAGAAACAGCCGATGCCTGTCGGAAAAGCAGAGCATTGTATTATGGTCTGGCTGGGTGGCGGTTCCTGCCACATTGATACCTGGGATCCCAAACGGAAAGGCGATCCGAAAGCGAAAAAGGCAGGTTCCTATTACGATCCGATTCCGACAGCGATTCAGGGAACTGAAGTTTGTGAGCATCTTTCCAAATGTGCGCCGATTCTAGATCGATTCAACATTGTCCGAAGCGTACATCATGAAGTGATTGACGAACATGCGGCTGCCACAAATCGTATGCATACAGGACGGCCTACTACGGGTACAATCACTTATCCTTCTGTAGGTTCGGTGATCGCCCATCAGAGAGGAGCCGCGAGCCCGCATGCTCCTGCTTATGTTTTGATTGGATATCCGAACGTGACTCGTGGCCCTGGTTTCCTGGGAAGTAAAGCCGGTTATGTCTACCTGACAGATACGACCGCCGGTCCCAGTGGCTTCACTCGATCCGCACGCGTCAATCAGAGTCGGCAGGATCGCCGAGAACGCTTATTGTCAAAGGTAAGAGCCGAATATCGCCAGAAAAGTTTCGGCGGACAAACGATCCAGGATTATGACGAATCTGTCGCCGAAGCACTTCGTCTGTCCGGTCCCGAGTTCATGAAAGTGTTTCAATTAGAAAACGAAAAAAGTGACCTGCGCGCTTCCTACGGTGGCGAGTTTGGACAGCGTTGTCTGTTGTCGAGACGGTTGATTCAATCGGGAGTTCGCTTTATCGAAGTTTCTCATAACCTGAACTTTGTAAATGGTACAGGTTGGGATACCCATAACGACGGCCAGCTCAATCAGCATTTGTTGATTAAAGAGCTTGATTCTGCACTGTCGTCATTGGTACTCGACCTGGAGAAACATAAGCTACTCGACAAAACATTGATCGTTGTCGCTTCAGAGTTTGGTCGTCCTGCGAAATTCGATTCGGGTGGAGGCCGTGGCCATCAGTCCAAAGCTTTCAGCGTGGTATTGGCAGGCGGTGGCTTACAAAATGGAAAAACGATCGGTGTGACAAACGAACTCGGCGAAGCAATTGTCTCTCGTCCCGTTTCAGTTCCCGATCTGCACGCGACCATTTATTGTGCGCTGGGCATCGATCCTACTGAGGAACTACATTCTGGCGACCGTCCTGTTCCAATTACCGACATGGGGCAACCCGTGCGCGAACTCTTCGGGTAA